The genomic segment GTGGGTTTGGTTAATCAGCCCGGGCAGCGCCTGCGCATCTGTCGTACCGCTTAGCGATAAATCGGCACAGATAATTTCATGTGTCGCGCTATCTACTGCCAGATGAAGCTTGCGCCATACTCTGCGCCTCTCAGCCCCATGCTGCCTGACTTTCCATTCGCCTTCGCCGAAGATTTTCAGGCCGGTGCCATCGATGACCAGGTGTGAGATTTCGCCGCGGGTTGGCGTTTTTATGCTGATGTCGACGGTTTTTGCTCGCCGGCTGACCAGAGAGTAATCTGGGCAGCGCAGCGACAGCCCCATCAGTTTAAAAATCGCGTCAACGAAACCCTGTAACGCCCGGAGCGAAAGGTTAAACACGCGCTTTATCATCAGAACCGTGGTAATGGCCATATCGGTGTAGTGAAGCGGCCGGCCACGATGTTCAGGTGGTGTACTCTCAGTCCATGCAGCAATGGCTGACTCATCAAGCCATACTGTCATGTCCCCCCGCTGCCTGAGCGCATTGTTGTATGCGGGCCAGTTGGTGATTTTAAACTTTTGCTTTGCCATGGGGACCTGATGTTGAAACGAATGTAGTGATCAGAGCCGCCAGTCACCTAAAAGTTCGATTTATTCAACAAAGCCACGCAGAGGGTGAGTGGATGCAGAAGAATGCAGAGATACTTTACCAGTATGAAAAGGCGCTGAAAGAGTACGATCCTGCGTTACGTCTGGATATGCCAGATTTACGACGAGCAGTCGAGTATTCGCGTTTATTCAAAACAAACTGGCATCGTGAGAAGAAACAAGAACTAGAACAAAGAGCGGCTAAATAACACTATTGGTTAGGTGGGAAATGTTGCCCCCGTTTCTCACGCGGGCAGCTTTAGCCGCCAGACTCAGCCGGGCTTCACAGACGTGCGCACGGTGCGACGTCCAGTCTAGATTTGCTTTCAGAACCGCCAGCTCATTGGCTTGGCGCCAGAGATTTGCAGCCTGAGTCAGGCTACCGGCGTTCTCATGTATGGCCGCAGAACGGGCAATATGCGAGTACAGGGAACGTGTCATGCCGCACCTCCAAATTTCAGGAGATACGCCCGCTGGCGAACGGTCAGATAGCGCGATTTACGAGCAAATAGCGCAAGAATCGATTGCGGCGCTTCAAAGGCGCGCACGCGGAAGGTAGACTTTTTCATAGCCTTACTCCTGGTTAACTCAGGTTTAGGGTTAGCTCTGCGTCGGGACCCTGTACACGATTCTGTGTAAATGCCTTTTCTCAGAAGTGACCGTCCAGGCGGTCACCGAACTCGATAATAAAGCGGCTCATTGCCATGCGCCAGTCCCTCAAAGGCATTGTCCATTTCTGTGAGGCCGCCTGTATCGCCAGCCACACCACCTTTTTCACTGTGTCGTCGGTCGGGAACACCTTGCGCTTTTTGATGGCATACCGGATCACGCTGTTTAACGACTCGATGGCGTTGGTCGTGTAGATCACCTTGCGGATGTCCGTTGGGTAGGCAAAGAACGTGGCCAGATTGGCCCAGTTTGCCTGCCAGCTTCGACTTATTTGCGGGTAGCGGATGTCCCAGGCACTGGAGAACGCTTCCAGCGCCTGCAAGCCGGCTTCTTCCGTAGGGGCCTGATAGATAGCTTTCAGGTCGCGGGTGACGGCCTTGTAGTCCTTCCAGGAGACGAACCGCAGGCTGTTGCGCACCATATGTACGATACACAGCTGGAGCCGCGCCTCCGGATACACCGCGTTAATAGCGTCAGGGAAACCTTTCAGCCCGTCTACGCAGGCGATAAGGATATCGTTCAGGCCGCGGTTTTTCAGCTCTGTCAGCACGTTCAGCCAGAACTTTGCGCCTTCATTTTCGGCCAGCCACATACCTAGCAACTCTTTCTGGCCTTCGATGTTGATGCCCAGCGCCAGGAACACAGATTTGTTGATGATGCGGCTGTCCTGCCGGACT from the Candidatus Sodalis pierantonius str. SOPE genome contains:
- a CDS encoding ANR family transcriptional regulator, coding for MTRSLYSHIARSAAIHENAGSLTQAANLWRQANELAVLKANLDWTSHRAHVCEARLSLAAKAARVRNGGNISHLTNSVI
- a CDS encoding IS256-like element ISSoEn2 family transposase, with product MDEKQLQALANELAKNLTPEDLSHFDRLLKKISVEAALNAEMIHHLGYDKNQPKPGTNARNGYSTKTVTTGDGPLALRTPRDRDGSFEPQLVKKNQTRITGMDNQILSLYAKGMTTREIAAAFKELYDADVSPALVSKVTDAVMEQVVEWQNRPLDAVYPIVYLDCIVLKVRQDSRIINKSVFLALGINIEGQKELLGMWLAENEGAKFWLNVLTELKNRGLNDILIACVDGLKGFPDAINAVYPEARLQLCIVHMVRNSLRFVSWKDYKAVTRDLKAIYQAPTEEAGLQALEAFSSAWDIRYPQISRSWQANWANLATFFAYPTDIRKVIYTTNAIESLNSVIRYAIKKRKVFPTDDTVKKVVWLAIQAASQKWTMPLRDWRMAMSRFIIEFGDRLDGHF